Genomic DNA from Paucilactobacillus hokkaidonensis JCM 18461:
ATACCCATCAAGAGTAGTTATGAAGTCTACATTTTTAACATGTTCTTCTTTGTTTAGAATTGCCTGATAAAGATGTGCAATACTCCAACGTTCCGGAATATTAAAATTAAACAATTCAGTCAATTCTGTTGCAGCTTTTCCAGTGATGTTATTACGCCACGTTCTGAAAGGAACCAGCATTTCTCCATCCTTGTCAAATGGCATATACCCATGCATCATTGCACTAACCCCAATGGCACCAATATTTTTAATTTCTACGCCATATTTATCATTTACTTCAGTTGCCAGGTTTGCATAACTAGTCTGGATTCCCTCCCAAACTTTATTTAATGAATATGTCCAGATTCCTTGATCAAGCTCGTTTTCCCACAGATAGTCGCCAGAAGCTACCGTTTGAAAATTGTCTGTTACAAGTACACTTTTGATTCGTGTTGAACCAAGTTCAATTCCTAAAGAAATGTGTCCGCTTACAATTTCATCTTTAATCACACTGTTATCCATGAATAAAACCTCCGTATATAAATTTGAATTATTTTGTTACATACAGCACTAACGACTTTATTGTAGAATATTTGTCCGTATAAATCAACAAAGTTCTGTATTTATACAACAAATAAGCGACATCTTTTGTTGTTTAGGATGAATTAACCTTCAATTACCAAAACATGCTCATCAACTGCAGATGATTAAATGTAACAAAAATAAACCTTTGTATAGTTGAAGTTCCAACCATACAAAGGTTATTTTTGTTAACACTCTATTTTTCTACATTAGTTCCATCAAAATCATCAATCATAATCTGTTTTAAATCTGCAATCAATGGTTCCTTTGGATTAGCAGTTGTACATTGATCCTCATATGCTAGTTCAGCCATCTTATCAACTGACTTGTCAAAATCAGCTTTTTTAACACCGTTAGCCTTCAAGCTAAGTTCAACTCCAACTGAGTGAGCTAAGTTGATGAATTTCTGTACTAAACCTTCGACCAATTCTTCATCAGTCGTTCCTTGCACTCCAACGTAGCGAGCCAAGTCAGCATAATCTTTATTAGCACGGAAGTACTCGTACTTAGGCCATGCTTGCAATTTACGTGGTTCTGAAGCGTTATAACGAACTACGTGTGGATATGTGATTGCGATACATAGACCGTGGTCTAACCCGAATTCTCCACCTAACTTATGGGCGACAGAATGGTTAATTCCTAAGAATGCATTTCCAAATGCCATCCCAGCTAACGTTGAAGCGTTATGCATTTCTTCGCGAGCATGTGCATCCCCATTATATGAGGCCGTCAAGTTGTCAAAGACTAACTTAGCAGCTTGTAATGACCATGGACGGGTGTAATCTGATGCTAATGCTGAAACAAACGATTCAGTCGCATGTGTCAATACATCCAAACCAGAATAAGCCACGGTTCTCTTTGGTACAGTCTCAATAAATTGAGAATCAACAATTGCAACGTCTGGTGTTAGAGCATAGTCTGCCAAAGGATATTTGACGTGGGTCTTACTGTCAGTAATCACAGCAAATGGTGTGACTTCTGAACCAGTTCCTGATGTTGTTGGAATTGCCACAAATTGTGCCTTCTCAGCACATTCTAGTTTGTAAGTTCGTTTCCGGATGTCCAAGAACTTCTGTTTAGCACCGAAGAAACTTGATTCTGGATGCTCGTAGAATAACCACATTGCCTTGGCAGCATCTAATGGTGAGCCACCACCCAGAGCGATAATTGTATCTGGTTGGAATTCACGAATTTGGTTCAATCCACGCTTAACAGTGTCCGTTGATGGATCTGGTTCAATATCTGAAAAGATTTCGTACTGAATTTGGTTACCGTTTGGCCGACGTTTCAGTTCGTTAACAACGATGTCAGCGTAACCGTACTTAACCATGCTTGGTCCAGTAATCAACATTACTTTATTGATGCCTTCCATATCTTCAAGATAACGAACAGATGTCTTTTCGAAGTAAACCTTAGGTAATTTTACCCACTGCATATTATTTCGCCGCTTTGCAATAGTTTTGACGTTCAATAAATCAAATGATGAAACGTTATGTGAAATGGAATTCTTACCCCATGATCCAGTTCCTAATGTTAATGAAGGAATCATTTCGTTATACATGTTACCAATTCCACCTAAAGCAGATGGAGTATTAACGATCACACGACTAGCCTTCATCTTCAAACCAAACTTAAGAATCAAGTCATCATCTTCAGATTGGATCGCAGCAGTATGGCCTAATCCACCAAAGTGCAATAAATCATCACAAATTTGGAATGCTTCTGCTTGTGTCTTGGCGTGATACATTGCTAATACTGGTGACAATTTTTCACGTGACAATGGTTGTTGTGGCCCAACACCAGTAATCTCAGCGACTAAAATCTTAGTATCTGCTGGTACTTTGATTCCTGCTAGTTCAGCAATTTTAACTGGCGACATTCCGGCAATTGGTCCTTTGATCCCACCACGTTTTGAATCAAACATAGCATCAGATAATGCCTTTTGATCTTTTTTAGCAACGAAGAAAGCTTTATGCGCTTTAAATTCAGCTTTTACTTCATCATAGATCACATCATCAACGACGGCACTGTTTTCAGAAGCACAAACCATTCCATTATCAAATGTTTTTGAAAGTAAAATATCATTCACAGCTCGCTTGATTCTGGCTGTTTTTTCAATATAAACTGGACCATTACCAGGACCAACACCCAACGCTGGTTTACCAGTTGAGTATGCTGCTTTAACCATTCCAGGACCACCAGTAGCTAATACGCTGGCAACACCATCGTTATTAATCAATGAAGTTGTTGCTTCTAAGCTTGGTTCCTCAATCCACTGAATGATATTTTCTGGGGCTCCGGCTTTAACGGCGGCATCTAATAAAATTTTGGCTGCTGCAACACTAGAACTTTGTGCCTGTGGATGAAAGGCAAATATGATTGGGTTTCTTGTCTTAACAGCAATTAATGATTTAAAAATTGTTGTTGAAGTTGGGTTGGTAACTGGTGTAATTCCAGCAATCACTCCCAGTGGTTCTGCAACCGTAATTAATTGACGTTCTTTGTCATCTTTGATTACTCCGACAGTTTTATCGTGAGCAATTGAATGCCAAATATATTCTGAGGCATAGATATTTTTAACGGCTTTGTCTTCAATTACGCCACGACCAGTTTCTTCAAATGCTAACTTAGCAAGCAACATATGTTTGTCCAAAGCTGCCATGGCCATTTGGTGCACAATATTATCAATTGTTTCTTGATCGTAATTATCTAGTTTGTCTAAAGCTACATGTCCAGCAGCCACTAATTTTTCAATTGATTCGTCTAAGTTATTAACTTCTTTTGTTTTGGGTTCTTTAATCATTTCAATTCCCTCCATGTCCGATAAACAATTTGTTAACTAATTCACAATTGCTATTATATATCATTCTCAAATTTTGTAAAGGGCTTTAATTTAATAATTTTTAAATTGATTTGTGGCCCTATAAATCAGCGTATTAATTTCACAAACGAGATTATTAGAGTAATCTACATTTGTTTTAACACCTTGTGAATCTTTTAACTAATTGTAACCGTTTTCATTATTCCTTAAATTTATTTCTAACAATTTAAATTTTTTTGTCTTATTTATCTAAACTGTTTTTTGTAAGCGCTTACTTAATTGGGTTATTTTTTCATTCAACATCCCTACATCAATTATTGTTTTATAATACTGTCTTCCTCCTGTACTTACCCAAAAAAATAATGTCACCTCCGAATTGGAAATGGCATTATTAGTCACTGATAATCATGCATTATTATTAAAAATAATTTTATATCTTTGTTTGTCAGAGTTTAGATGGTCAAATGGAACATACTTGTCTCTTTGCAATCGACCAATTACAATTCCAGGTTGAATGGCTATTTTATTGGCAAAAGTTTCAACTGTATGATATGAAAAATCTTGTTTGGCCACAAATTTATTATATTCATCTTGATCAATTAAATAGTTCTGAGCAAAATTGTCGGCATTCTTTTCTAATAATTGCATATTAAGTGGACTGTCAAGTTCTAATCCCTTTTCAGATGTAACAATAATATGTCCTTTTTTTTGTTGAAAAATATGCTTAATTTCATGAAATAGTGCAAACCAAAATAAATCAGCTGATTTTCTCCTATCATTGATAGCAAGCAATACCTTATCATTTCCAAGCCATTTAACAGCTCCATTGATGCCACAGTTTTTTAAATTAGGGATAATCACAAATGCAACGCCAGCATGTTTAAAAATATCCTCTAACTTAGGAAGAAAATTCTCAGGATTCTCCATTGTCATGCTTCTAATCACAGAAAGTTGTGCCTTTAAATAGCTAAGATTGATAGAATCCACTTTTTGTAAATTGCCTAAATTTAAGGCTGTTTGCACCCATGCATTTGCATTAATAGTATTTTTAGTCTTTACCTCACCAATAGAGGTCTTGTATTGAACTAAAAAATCAGACTTCTCCAACACCTCAAGAGAGGATATGCGTAAGAATTTTTTCAGTTCATCAACCTTTTCTGAAAGCTTACTGGTTTGCTTAACGAGTCCATTCCGACTCCAAAATGCATAATCCATTTGCTGTAATATTAATTTCTCTTCCTCAAGTTGTTTCTCTTTATCTATTTTATCCTTTGTTTCCAAATACTTATTATTGAGATTTTTCCAAAGGATGGGCGAAGTTCCTAACACTAACGCCAGTTTATCAGCCATGTCATTATCCACATTCATTTGTCCATTTACAAGATAACTGACAGTTTTCTCTGATATATTTAACCTTTCAGCTAGTTCGCTTTGCTTCATTCCTTGATAGTTCAGATACTCCTTAACATAATACCCTGGATGAAAGGCAATCAAATTTTCATTATGTTCTTCATTCATAGTGTTTTGACACCTCCTCAATTCGTATCACATCTATACTCTTGTAAAAACAAATTAAATTGTTTTCACTGTCTATCGTAGGATCTTCGTTATCATCTAATGGCCGTACTATTAGTCGATAACTACTAGACCTGCCACCTATGTCTAATGCATATAACCCTTTTTTGGTACCCAAAAGTTTATGCAAATTATAAATCATAAGAGCATTGATATCTTGTAATGAAGATGAATTTTCCAAAATATTTATTAGTCCCAGAAGAGCAATTGCCGTTCTCTGGTCAAACAATCTCTTAGCTTTTTTTAGATCAGTACATTGCTTCTCTACGGTTTTAGTTTTATATTTTAGGTCGATTATCTGCCACCACCAATAATAATTTCAAATTAATCTTACCATTTTGGTAAGACTTTTTCAACTAGATTGTTTTTGAATTTACTAAAATTGAATATATAACTTTCTTGCTATACAATACATACACGTTGAATATGAAGAACAGTTAATAATTCGACCAATTAATTTCACTGAAGGGAATGGTATAAATGAAAACATGGGAGAATATTGAAAAAAACCAAACCAATATTTCTACTGAAGAAAATGACAGTATTAAAACAATGGCTTATCTATATTCACGGCGAATTGCACTAAACATCTCACAGCAAGATTTTGCAACCACAATTGGAATGAAGCAACCACAACTAGCAAAATTAGAACAGCTTGAGACAGTACCAACACTAAAAACTCTAAACAAGTACGCTAATGGTCTGGGACTTCATGTGTCATTGGTATTAACTCCTTTAAAAGCATAACCTGATCGAAACTAATTTTGCAAAAAGCACCCAGACCGTTACATCAGTCTGGGTGTTAGTGTCTAACTATTTTATTATTCAGCAGCCAAAATCAACTGCCATTTACTTTTTGCTCACGTCCTTGATAACCTGAGGCTTACCAGTTTTTTCCATTATTCGGAGCAGCTCTTCTGCCTTTAGTTTTGTAATCACACTTTCAACCGCCACTTCCATCAGGTTTTCGTTGATTGATTTAACCTGACTATCTGTCACTGGCTTTCTCTGTAATCGGGCCATTAACAGCTCCACAAAGTGATCATAAGCTTGTTTGGGATATTTTCGCAACGTGATTTGATCCATCGCTGAACGAATCACATCAATTGGAAAGGTTGCTTTAAGCAAACTGATCACAATAATATCTGCAATGTGCATCACCTGATACTTTTTCTTGATTGGTGCCAAAATAGCTTTGTGCTTAACATAGTTGTTAATCATTGCCGGCGTCACTAGATCGAGGTCCAAAGACCCAATCAAATTGTTCACGTATGCCACTACCTGATCCATATACAAATCAAAGTTTGGCAATTCATCCCATTTTGGTAAATTAATTTTGGCGAGGGAATCCTCCCATCGCTGATATTCATTCATCGCATCCATAATATCCACCTCATTTATTTAATCTTATGGTAACGCATTCATCTAGTTTTGTAAACTAGATGATCTGTTTTGTATGTGTCAAGTTTTCCTAGATACCTTTTATTCGACTTAATATTTATACATCCGAATTAACGGGAGTATGCTTTTGCCATTGCCCCTATGGGGCTACTTGTTGATGAATCAATGGATTATTATCAATTAAGACAGTAATATTACCAATTTTAACGCCTATGTGATGTGAACGTATTTTTCGGTTTAAATCTGTGAATCTAATTGATTTAATTGACTCGAGAGATACTTCAATTTTAAGTTCTCTTAGCCTTCTTAATCCTGATGATAGATCTTGATTAAGATGACTGTTAACTCTTGCTAGTATGAGAACTAACATAGCTTGTAATCCTTCTTTAGACCAACTCTTACCCTGCTTTTTTAAGCGGTAGGTGAAAGCTCTGTGTGAGCTCTCAGCTGAGCCTAATTTGCCCATATATTTATAACCGCGATCTTTAGGACGTTTGATATATTTCCAATTACGGCTTAGATAATGTCTTAATTTGGTCAACTTTTCGGAATCTTTTCCAATTGTAATTTGTGATTCAAAAGTATCTAAAATAGCCGCTAATTGGTTCAAATTATGTCCTCTAATAGCTGCTGTAGCCTTTCTACTTAACGGGTTTTGTAGACCGATGGTCTGCTCGAATTTTCGAATAAAGTGATACCGATCAATTACATACTCAACTTTTTTTGCCCCAGGAACTAATTCGCGCATACTGATGGGATCATATCCAGGACCGGCATCACTTGCTAAAAACACTACCATTTCGCTTAATTTATAATGTGCTTCCAGATAATCACAAACTTGTTTTCGTGCTTTTAAATGATTAGTTTCAACAAATTCACGCTTATTTACTGGACCAGCATTAGTGGATTCGTATACCTTATAATGATGCACAGAAACCCGTTGCTTACCACGTTCTCGGACTTCAAAAGCATCTCCTTCAATTACTAAATTATCCACTTTTTTACGATGAACAATTTCTTTATCAAGTGTTTCTTCCTCGACAGCAACGATGTCGGCCATCTCTCTAACGATTTTGTCGACTGCCCATGCACTAATATCAGTCTGACTGGCAAGGTTAATCATATCCGCTGTGTTTCTCATGGTAGTCATTTGACCAATCTTACTAACAACACTTTTGAAATATGGTGAAAACCTTTTTCGCGACGCAAGTTTTAAATGTGTATCCAGTGGAAAATAATTGGTTCCATCTGTCTTCCTATAGCATCTACGTTCAAATGAAACAGCACCAAACATAAAATTGATTGTTCGTGGTTGTCGGTTAATAAAGGTATGGTCACTTGGAATCTGAGAAACTAACGTTTCGTCTAGTTGAATTAAGTATTTAGATACAATTTCTTGAAACATTTCCCGCAAACAACGAATAACTTGTTCCTCCAAATCAAATAAACTATCTAAATTCTTCAATGAATCAATAAAATCTGCTAAAATAAACATGAAAGACCTGCATCCTTTCTTTTAATCTTCGTCGATTAAAAGGCTACAGGTCTTTTCTTATATATTCAATCTAAAATGAATATTCCTAGAAATATGTTGACCATCTAGGAAAACCTTACACTAACATCTGTTTTGTATGTATACAGCCCGTCTTGAGAAAAATACTGATGATACCAAGCTAAGAAACTAGTCCCTTTGTTGATGCGAGACATTAATCAGCGTCATTGTGGTAATTGTAGTGGCGATTATCAAGCGATAAAAGCTTGTAATCAAAACTATATGGACACAAAAAAAGCCACCCTCTACAACTTTGACCGGTTGAAGGTGACTTAGCTTCACTGAATACCAGTCAGCCATTCTTAAGATGGTCTCACTGGAAGGACATGCCAGCTGGCATGTCCTTTTCATTTACAGACTCATTGTAACATGGGATCATGATATTAATAGTGATTTGATGAAGCGGTTTTTACTATTTAGGTAGCTTAGCGACATATTGCTCCAACGTCAGGTTATGTTGGTGCATATATTTGGCATTTGCCTTACCAACATAGCGAAAGTGCCACGACTCATAGTCAATATAGGTTGAACTCTTTCCATTTTTAGGATATCTCAAAATCCAACCATACTTCCATGAATTTTGTTTCAGCCATTTTCCTTGATTGGTCTTAGCAAACGCTTGAGTGACATCACTGCCAGCCGCATTTTCGCTCGGCGTCACAAAATCCATTGCTAGTCCGCTCTGATGTTCACTTGATCCAGCTGGATTAACTGTTTTCAAAGTTTCTTTCTTAGCCGCTGTTGCGGACATCCCCTTGGCCTCATATTCCGCCACATTACGAGCAATTACACTTTCTTGATGCTCATATGACCGATAACCAGACCCTCCGACCAACGTAGCACCAGCCTTAGCAGCTCCAGCTCTTAATTCGTTGTAACTAGTCACTACCCGAGAATCCACCTGCTGACTATTATCAACCGTACTCAACGTCGGCTTAAAGCTCGCACTAATTGTATGCTTGACGTTAACCACTTTTAAATTCCAATCACTTTGGCGTGCATTTTTTGGTAACTGTGAATCTTTCTGACTTGTTTTTTTAGTAGCACTACAACTGGCTAAGGTCAGCAAAACAATTCCAACCGCAACAATCCGTATTATCTTTTTTAACCTCACAACTAATCCGTCCTTTTTCTCTTACTACAATTAGTCTAGCATGATTGATTGCAGATAAGCCAAAGAAACGACGAATTTACTGTTACTTAATAATGTGATACAGGCACCAAACCATATCTGGATGATATGTCTTTATAATTTGATACTTTGAATCTGCTTCGAGTAAATCCTGACTAATAATACTGAATCGATAACCGTCTCGGACAAATTTTTTGTATGCACTTGCTTTGCTACCGGCATAATGAATTGGAATTGTTAAATTTTTCTGATTAAGATAACCATTTAATAAATTAGTGGTTGCTGGATGAACAATCGCTTTATTCTGTTCAAATTGAAGATTCTCAATTAGACACATTGTCTTTAGCGGATGGTGGTACACACTTTCTAATTCTAATTGATCCCAATATTGATAACTTAGTTCACGCCAACCAAAATCGCTTTGCTTACTTTGATAAGCTGTAGGCACCAAAAAATAGTCACCTTGCAACTGCGGTAAATTAGAGATAATTTCATCAAAACTGTCATGCAAAACAAGTTGATATTCAACGTTACCTGGAATGTGAGCAGCTGCTGCCACGCTGTCAGTGGTATTTGGGCCTAAAGTATGAATTTTACGCATTTAAAAACCTCCATGAGTGTAAACAAAAAACCGTTAGATTTAAGCTAACCTGCTTAAATCTAACGGAGTTAATTTCACTGTTTGCTCCAATAGATTCCCATATCTACTGGAATGTTCCCTAGACATGGACGCAAGTCAACAGGCGTCCAAA
This window encodes:
- a CDS encoding DUF1836 domain-containing protein, translated to MDAMNEYQRWEDSLAKINLPKWDELPNFDLYMDQVVAYVNNLIGSLDLDLVTPAMINNYVKHKAILAPIKKKYQVMHIADIIVISLLKATFPIDVIRSAMDQITLRKYPKQAYDHFVELLMARLQRKPVTDSQVKSINENLMEVAVESVITKLKAEELLRIMEKTGKPQVIKDVSKK
- a CDS encoding M15 family metallopeptidase, with the protein product MRLKKIIRIVAVGIVLLTLASCSATKKTSQKDSQLPKNARQSDWNLKVVNVKHTISASFKPTLSTVDNSQQVDSRVVTSYNELRAGAAKAGATLVGGSGYRSYEHQESVIARNVAEYEAKGMSATAAKKETLKTVNPAGSSEHQSGLAMDFVTPSENAAGSDVTQAFAKTNQGKWLKQNSWKYGWILRYPKNGKSSTYIDYESWHFRYVGKANAKYMHQHNLTLEQYVAKLPK
- a CDS encoding HigA family addiction module antitoxin, whose translation is MNEEHNENLIAFHPGYYVKEYLNYQGMKQSELAERLNISEKTVSYLVNGQMNVDNDMADKLALVLGTSPILWKNLNNKYLETKDKIDKEKQLEEEKLILQQMDYAFWSRNGLVKQTSKLSEKVDELKKFLRISSLEVLEKSDFLVQYKTSIGEVKTKNTINANAWVQTALNLGNLQKVDSINLSYLKAQLSVIRSMTMENPENFLPKLEDIFKHAGVAFVIIPNLKNCGINGAVKWLGNDKVLLAINDRRKSADLFWFALFHEIKHIFQQKKGHIIVTSEKGLELDSPLNMQLLEKNADNFAQNYLIDQDEYNKFVAKQDFSYHTVETFANKIAIQPGIVIGRLQRDKYVPFDHLNSDKQRYKIIFNNNA
- the adhE gene encoding bifunctional acetaldehyde-CoA/alcohol dehydrogenase, with the protein product MIKEPKTKEVNNLDESIEKLVAAGHVALDKLDNYDQETIDNIVHQMAMAALDKHMLLAKLAFEETGRGVIEDKAVKNIYASEYIWHSIAHDKTVGVIKDDKERQLITVAEPLGVIAGITPVTNPTSTTIFKSLIAVKTRNPIIFAFHPQAQSSSVAAAKILLDAAVKAGAPENIIQWIEEPSLEATTSLINNDGVASVLATGGPGMVKAAYSTGKPALGVGPGNGPVYIEKTARIKRAVNDILLSKTFDNGMVCASENSAVVDDVIYDEVKAEFKAHKAFFVAKKDQKALSDAMFDSKRGGIKGPIAGMSPVKIAELAGIKVPADTKILVAEITGVGPQQPLSREKLSPVLAMYHAKTQAEAFQICDDLLHFGGLGHTAAIQSEDDDLILKFGLKMKASRVIVNTPSALGGIGNMYNEMIPSLTLGTGSWGKNSISHNVSSFDLLNVKTIAKRRNNMQWVKLPKVYFEKTSVRYLEDMEGINKVMLITGPSMVKYGYADIVVNELKRRPNGNQIQYEIFSDIEPDPSTDTVKRGLNQIREFQPDTIIALGGGSPLDAAKAMWLFYEHPESSFFGAKQKFLDIRKRTYKLECAEKAQFVAIPTTSGTGSEVTPFAVITDSKTHVKYPLADYALTPDVAIVDSQFIETVPKRTVAYSGLDVLTHATESFVSALASDYTRPWSLQAAKLVFDNLTASYNGDAHAREEMHNASTLAGMAFGNAFLGINHSVAHKLGGEFGLDHGLCIAITYPHVVRYNASEPRKLQAWPKYEYFRANKDYADLARYVGVQGTTDEELVEGLVQKFINLAHSVGVELSLKANGVKKADFDKSVDKMAELAYEDQCTTANPKEPLIADLKQIMIDDFDGTNVEK
- a CDS encoding helix-turn-helix domain-containing protein; translation: MKTWENIEKNQTNISTEENDSIKTMAYLYSRRIALNISQQDFATTIGMKQPQLAKLEQLETVPTLKTLNKYANGLGLHVSLVLTPLKA